A region of the Myxococcus stipitatus DSM 14675 genome:
GTACGCGCGGAAGAGGGCCGTGGCCACGCCGCTGACGAACAGCGCGCCCAGCACGCCGCCCGCGGACACCCACAGGTAGAAGGCGCTCAGGTGGCGGGGCGAGGGCCGCATCCGGTACAGCTCGCCATGGCACACCATGCAGCCGGCGAAGAGGGATACGGCGTAGGCGAGCAGCTGCAAGGGCAGCGGGAAGTGGGGCCCCGCAGCGTGTGCATGCGCCACCGCCGCGCCGGAGCCGATGAGCAGCACCGAGTAGAGGGTGCGCGAGTAGAAGGACTCGCGCGAGAAGGCGATGATGAACGTGAGCAGGTAGACGGCGAGGGGCAGCACCCAGAGGAAGGGGCCCGCCGCCACGTCCTGCGAGAGCTGGTTCGTCGTCGCGAGCAACAACACCGACGCGCACATCGACAGGACCAGCCACGTCAGCGTCTTGCCCACGCCGGGCCGTGCGTCCGCGTCCGGCGGGGTGATGGCCGTGCCCCGAGCCTCCTGCTTCATCGCCGCGAACGCGGCCTCCGCGTCCAGCGGCTCGCGCCCCGCCCCTGACGTGTCGCTCGAGCGAGTCGCGTCCGCGCTCGATGTGGCGGAAAGCAACTCGTGTCCCGCCGTCGTCAGCGCCTCGGCACCGTGTGCCGATGTTTCGCTCGGTCGAGTCGCGTCCGCGCTCGACGTGGCGGCGCGCGACTCGTGTCCCGCCGTCGTCAGCGCCTCGGCACCGTGTGCCGATGTGTCGCTCGGCCGAGTCGCGTCCGCGCTCGACGTGGCGACGACGGCTCCCTCTCGCTCATGTCGCAGCACATCCACCGCGCACACCGCGCAGGCCACCGCGAAGAGGACGAAGCCGACGCCCCAGCCCCACGCCTGCGCGCCTCGCCCCACCCACGGCTCCACCAGGAACGGATAGCCCAGCAGCGCCAGCAGCGAGCCCACGTTGGACAGCGCGTACAGCGCATACGGCGAGCGTCCGGGACGCGCTCGCGCGAACCACGACTGGAGCAGCGGCCCCGTCGTGCTCAGCACGAAGAACGGCAGGCCGATGGTGACCGCCAGCATCGCGAGCAGCCTGGGCACCGCCCACTCCGAGCCAGAGGGCCGCCACTCGGCGCCCGGCGCGACCGGTGACCCGACCCACAGTGCCCTCAGGGCCAACAGCACCACCGCCCCGCCCACCACGGCCAGGTGCACCTTCGCCTGCGTCCGCGCCGTCAGCCTGGAGGCCAGCCCATGCGCGTACGCGTAACCTCCCAGGAGCGCCACCTGGAAGAAGAGCATGCACGCCGTCCAGACGCCGGGCGTCCCGCCGTACCACGGCAGCGCATAGCGTCCCGCCAGGGGCTGGACCCCGAACAACAGGAAGGCGCTGGTGAAGATGGCGACGGCGTAACGAAGCATGAACAGGACCTGGCAACCCGCTCAGACAGCGGGCGCCGGAGCGGGAGGAGGACGGCGAGCCAGCAGCGCGCGCGCCCCCACCGTGAAGAGAGACAGCGCCAACGCCAACAACACCACGGCCACCACGCCATTTACCCGAGACACCGCCGAGCTCATCGGCAGGAGCGCCTCGCGCACCAGGAGCACCAGGCTGGTGACCGTCACCGCCCCCACGAACACCATGGGCACCAGCGCGTAACCGAACGGCCGCCCCGTGCGCTTGAGCCAGACACACACCCCCAGCAGCGACAGCGAGGCCAGCAGCTGGTTCGACGTGCCGAACAACGTCCAGAACGAGCGCCACGCCCCCGTCCCCGCCAGGAACACGAAAAGCAGCGGCACACCACACGTCACCAGCGTGGCCACCATCGCCGCGCCCCGCCCCTTCTTCCCCGTCAGCTCCTGGAGGATGTAGCGCCCCAGCCGCGTGGACACGTCCAACGTGTCGAACACGAACGTCGAGAACGCCATCGCCCCGAACGTCGTCGCGAAGACGAGGTGCTCCTTGCCCAGCACCGTGACGAGGAAGCGCCCCAGGCCCGCGCCATACACCGCGCCCGGCGCCTTGCCCGTCAGGTCCGCCTTCGTGGCGATCATCACCGTCGCCAGCGCGATGACGGCCACGAAGCCCTCCAGCAACATCGCCCCGTACCCCACCGGCTTGCAGTGCGGCTCCTGGTCGATCTGCTTCGACGTGGTGCCCGAACACACCAGCCCGTGGAAGCCCGAGCACGCGCCACACGCGATGGTGACGAAGAGGAACGGGAACAACATGCCCGAAGGCCCCGCCACCTCGAACCCCACGAAGGCCGGCTGCTGAATCGACAGCTCGCCGCTCAGCCCGCCGTAGAAGATGCCCACCACGCCCACCGCCAGCGCGGCGTAGAGGACGAAGCCTCCCAGGTATCCACGCGGCTGCAAGAGCACCCAGACCGGCGTGAGCGACGCGACGAAGCAGTACGCCAGGATGAGCGCCGCCCAGCTCTTCGCGTCCATCACCAGCAGCGTGGACATGCGCGTGCCCAGGAACACCACGCCCAGCGTCGCGGGCACGAAGATGAGCGTCTGGAGCCACAGCGGGGGCTTCAGGTACCGATCCACCAACCCCATCACCACCGCGAGCACCAGGTACGCGATGGACGCGAAGGCCACCGCGCCGCCCGGGTTGAAGCGGAACGTGAGGCCCTCCAGCTCCGCGTCGCCGCTCACGAACGTGGCGGCCGTCGCATCCGTGAAGGCGACGATGACGTAGACGAGCGCCACCCAGATGAAGGCCAGCATCGCCAGCCCCGCAGTGGGCCCCAGGTGGCTGCGCACCACCTCCGCGATGGAGACCGCGCCGTGCCGCACGCTGGCCACCAACGTCGCGAAGTCATGCATCGCCCCGATGAACACCGCCCCCACCGCAATCCACAGGAGCGCCGGCAGCCAGCCGAACTGCTGCGCCGCCAGGATGGGGCCCGCGATAGGGCCCGCCGCGGCAATCGCGCTGAAGTGCTGCCCCAACAGGTAGAAGGGCTTCGTCGGCACGAAGTCCACGCCGTCGTGCTTCGTGTGCGCGGGCGTGGGGACCTCGCGGTCCAACCGGAACTGCCGGGCGATGAAGCCCCCGTAGAAGCGATAGCCCAGGGCCAGCACCGCCAGGAACACTCCGGCAATCAGAGGGAGGCTCATGCCCGGAGGCTTTCCCGCGCGGGACTTCCGGTCAACACCCTGACTCCTGGAAGTCCCGTGAACGCGTCAGGCGCTTCACTCGGCCACCTTGTCCAACTGCTGCTGCACGATTTTCTTGAACTGCCTCACCTTGTCGAGGAGGACCGGGTCCGTCTCTCCCCCCGGAGAGGTCTCAATCTGCTCGCGCAGGTCGTCCCGCTTGAGGCACAGGTGCCCCAGGTCATCGCAGGAGCGGAACTCCTCCAGCGTCTTGAACAGCGCCAGGGTGGCCTTCCACTCCCGCTTGAGCTCGGAGACGTTTCGACCCGCGCCGCCGGAGATGATCTTCACCCGGGGCCCGCTGGCGCGCTTCGACACCGCGGGCTTCGTGCTCCCGGGGGACAGCGGCGCCAGCAGCGTGTTGTCCTCCGGCAGCTGGGAGTCGTCGCTCTTCGAAGGGGCCCGAGCCGCCGCCTCGGGAGCCGCCGCGGGTGCGTCCACCACCGTGGGCGCGGTGTCCGGAGCGTCCTCGGGCAGGGCTCCGTCGCGCGCAGGGACTTCGGTGGGGGCTCCCTGTAATGGCGCGCCGGGAGCGCGGGCCTTGGGCGTCGGAGTCACCTCACGCGCGGGGCCCAGGCCCAGCTGCCGCATCACGGCCTTGCGCACCTCGGGCGCCAGGGCGAGCGCGGTCGTCCCCGCGACCAGCGCGACCAGCACGCCCGTCACCACGACGACGGCGGTTCGCGAGGAGCGACGGGGCATGGCCGTCTTCCGGGTGTCCTCTCCAGGCCCTCGGCTGGACGGACGGGCTGGCACCGACGTGCGCCGCGTCTCATCGTGCGAGGGCATGGACACGCGCACGTCCACATCCTCTTCGTCGTCGTCATCGACGGGCACCGGCACCGGGGCGGGCGCGGGCCGGATGGCGGACGTCGACCCCGTGCGCCGGCCCTGCACCGGGGCCATGCCCGGCGAGGACTGACGAACCCGCCGCGGGCCAGTCTTCGGACGGGCCGTGCCCAGCCGCTCCTCGTGCTCGCGCACCGCGCCTTCCGCGTCACGCAGGAAGCTCGCATCCAACACCACGCGCGGCTGCGTGTCCTCGTGCAGCATGGCGGCGGAGCGAGGCTGCGTGTCCGCCTCGCGAGGAGCACGCGGGTCGGTGTCTCCGTCGCGCGGCCCTCGAGGCTGCGTGTCGTCCGAGCGCTCCGTCCGCGAGGGCCGGGACCCGCGCGGATTCGTGTCCATCTCCTCGATGCGGGAGGACGGCTCGCCGTAGCCCATCTGCTCGGGCGTGACGACCGGGAGGTCGCCCTCCTCCTCGAGCGCTCCACGTGCGACGAGCGGGGGCTCGGTGTCCTCGGCGCGTGCGTCACCGACCCGCGACTCCTCGGTCAGGGACTCGTACGCCGGGGAATCGCCTCGGAGGTCGAACGCTTCGTCGGAGCCACCGGAGCGCCCCACGGCTCCAGGCGCGGCGACGGCGGGCATCATCAGCGCCCCCGTCCGCGCTGGCGCACCCGCCACTGACGAGGACCCCGTCACCGGCCGCTGCCCTTGCGCCAGAGGGGCCTGTTGCGCACCCGCGGGCCGCTGTGGAGACATCCCCGGGACCGCGGGCATCGACATCGCCGCCGAGCGCTGCGGTGAGCCGGGAGGCGGCGCCCCTGGTGGGGACATCCCCGGGACCGCGGGCATCGACATCGCCGCCGAGCGCTGCGGTGAGCCGGGAGGCGGCGCTCCTTGCGGAGACAGCCCCTGGACAGCGGGCATCGACATCGACGCCGAGCGCTGCGGTGAGCCGGGGGGCGGCGCTCCTTGCGGAGCCATCCCCGGGACCGCGGGCATCGACATCGACGCCGAGCGCTGCGGTGAACCCGGAGGG
Encoded here:
- a CDS encoding carbon starvation protein A — encoded protein: MSLPLIAGVFLAVLALGYRFYGGFIARQFRLDREVPTPAHTKHDGVDFVPTKPFYLLGQHFSAIAAAGPIAGPILAAQQFGWLPALLWIAVGAVFIGAMHDFATLVASVRHGAVSIAEVVRSHLGPTAGLAMLAFIWVALVYVIVAFTDATAATFVSGDAELEGLTFRFNPGGAVAFASIAYLVLAVVMGLVDRYLKPPLWLQTLIFVPATLGVVFLGTRMSTLLVMDAKSWAALILAYCFVASLTPVWVLLQPRGYLGGFVLYAALAVGVVGIFYGGLSGELSIQQPAFVGFEVAGPSGMLFPFLFVTIACGACSGFHGLVCSGTTSKQIDQEPHCKPVGYGAMLLEGFVAVIALATVMIATKADLTGKAPGAVYGAGLGRFLVTVLGKEHLVFATTFGAMAFSTFVFDTLDVSTRLGRYILQELTGKKGRGAAMVATLVTCGVPLLFVFLAGTGAWRSFWTLFGTSNQLLASLSLLGVCVWLKRTGRPFGYALVPMVFVGAVTVTSLVLLVREALLPMSSAVSRVNGVVAVVLLALALSLFTVGARALLARRPPPAPAPAV
- a CDS encoding ferrichrome ABC transporter permease, producing MLRYAVAIFTSAFLLFGVQPLAGRYALPWYGGTPGVWTACMLFFQVALLGGYAYAHGLASRLTARTQAKVHLAVVGGAVVLLALRALWVGSPVAPGAEWRPSGSEWAVPRLLAMLAVTIGLPFFVLSTTGPLLQSWFARARPGRSPYALYALSNVGSLLALLGYPFLVEPWVGRGAQAWGWGVGFVLFAVACAVCAVDVLRHEREGAVVATSSADATRPSDTSAHGAEALTTAGHESRAATSSADATRPSETSAHGAEALTTAGHELLSATSSADATRSSDTSGAGREPLDAEAAFAAMKQEARGTAITPPDADARPGVGKTLTWLVLSMCASVLLLATTNQLSQDVAAGPFLWVLPLAVYLLTFIIAFSRESFYSRTLYSVLLIGSGAAVAHAHAAGPHFPLPLQLLAYAVSLFAGCMVCHGELYRMRPSPRHLSAFYLWVSAGGVLGALFVSGVATALFRAYWEYPLSLGGCCAVAFAGMVRGPSGETWSQRGRRVLRGAMLVMVTANLFLTVNRELDRALFSARNFFGVVRVMEQNAGQPNNHLFSLRHGAITHGWQYVAPERRAEPTTYFTRQSGLGHAIIEQRRLREAVGLPPGLRVGVLGLGVGTSAALLEKGDVGRFYEINPAVIALARGEGGFFSYLGDSPAKIDVVEGDARISLEQELERGEPNAFDVLALDVFSSDAVPVHLLTEEAVSLYRKHLGPHGVLALHISNVHLDLVPVTLAHARRLGMHATFVFHETQGDALRSNWMLLSQDKEFSWGPTFTRSTARVRRLGLRGEPDFIWTDDRSSVLQAVRQGGPNASVMDIEAASGPPAVAQPAAD